Part of the Hippoglossus stenolepis isolate QCI-W04-F060 chromosome 4, HSTE1.2, whole genome shotgun sequence genome is shown below.
AGCGGCGCTCAGTTTTTACAGGTGTGCTGTCAGCAGGCGAGCTGCATCCACACCGCATGAATTTATTAACATGTCTTCTGCTTCACTGCTTTACTTGGAATACGTCAAGAAATGGGTGGGTAGTTTTTAAAGTCTGCTGCGAGCAGACCCTTTCCTCCAGCACTGCAGGCCTAACAATAATTGTGCAGGGTCCCCCCTTTTTCCCTGGGCCCCCAAAGTCTTTTGAAACTCCCCTGCTTATGTCATGTATATATAAACGTAAGCACTTTTAAGCAAGTGTTCAGCTAAGGAATGTTTGTAATGTCATCTTATGcaggaaacacatttaacaaaaaGATGTAGGCAAATAAAGCATAGTTTGACTTTAAAGTTTAATAAGAAATCTAGTAATTATGTGGGTTCTAATATCAAGTGTCCAACTCTGTTTTGATCCTAAATCAGCATTTGTTCATCAAACACATCCGTATAATTGTGTGAGCAGCATTTCAGTTATGTAAGTggttgaggaggaggatttaaaAACTACTTTATGTATAAACAGTTTTGATTAGTAAGTGGTTAAAGGGTACcccttcattttatttattgttgaatCAACATTTTTGCCACTTTCCTTTGTGATAATTACAGCCAACTATGTTTTCATCGTTCTCGTTCAAATTTTCTTGACTTTTCAGCTtcagtttaatgtttatttgccacttatttattttgttttctgaattttgtattttttaagcCTCCATGCTGGTGATGGCCAGTGGCCaaaggcattatgttttcagattGTCTGTCGGttcgtcccattcttgtgaaacAATATCTCAACGTAGccctgagggaatttctttaaactcggtacaaacgttcagttggactcaaagatgaactgattcaatTTTGGTGGTTAGAGGtcaatgtcactgtgacatcacaaaaccaaaatttggcacaaatgttcacttagactcacagattaactgattagatttgggtcaACAGTCACGGTGGTcgcacaaaacatgttttgctcTTGAACACAACATCTCTGTCTttggggaatttcttcaaagtttgaccagttgtcactttgactcaaagattaattgattagacttcggtggtcaaaggtcacgttgacctcatgagtctggaaaaagaaatgtatgaagactgaaactgcactggatGGCGCAGGTACCCAACCGCAGGACAGTTATtccagtttatatatatatatttgtattcgtGTGCTAAGCATTTACAGACAGATAAATGAAGTAGAGCAAAAGTACAACAGTTACctcagaggagaaaaggagtGAAGTATAAAGCAGCCAAAAATAGAAAGGCatatgtctgtgtatgtgtacgTGTTCCTGCAGACGCTCGTCACAGAGGTGAGTGAGAGCTGAGGGAGCTTGAGGGCTGCTGGTCATAGCTCGCCCGTGTATATGAAATTAACATTGCTTGTCCTTGAGGGCTTCCTGATTGAATCGCGCAGGCCCGATGACGTCATGCGAGGTTTTAAGTCATATTTCGGATTAGGGagggcgagggagagagagagggaggatgagtcACTGCCTCATTGATGATTGTCTACACTGAGTGGTCAGATAATTCAGGTACAAAAAGAGACACAGGCGCAGCACGACCGCCTAATGGCACTCAAATAAAATGACTTATTGGGAACTTGCAAAATACACCTTTTAGGAAGATTAAATAGTATTGATGCCCCCCcgccctctcttcctctcctcctccatgagGCCGGTGCTAAACAATGATGAATTCCTctcttctgtattttatttatgaccGAGGATTCAAATAACTAATATCTGTGCCGAGCTCAGTGTTGGCTAGAACATTACTGAACCATTCAGGGAAAATGATCAGACGTGCACCTGATCTATGTGAAACCTCAGTATATTTGAGGACCTATTACTTTAATCCAGGTTTATGTCACACTCTATAAAGGTTTAGGATCTGTGGCCtgatgtaatatttatttattgttcatcCAGGTGTAAGTGAAGTTCTGTATTCAGAGATAATTTACCAAATAAGCCTAATGGGCAGAGGTTCAGGGGCCAGAGGGGGTCCCAGGGGTCTGAATGTTTGAAGTGTGAACATTCCCTGTTGGAAAGTCAATCAAAAGACTACAAAGTGACGAAActacttttttcttcttcctttctttctctccttaaTAACATATGGGAATTACTTGAAGCAATTTCTGTAtctatgtattcatttattttgtatgttgaTGTATTTTCCTTTCTCACCTTATTAAGTTCTTGGGCCTATTGATAGGGTTGTGACAATATAAGCATCGGCCTAATGTGGTGTCATTGTGTGATTTtggtgctgtgttgttttttcagtttctcgTTTTTGTCTGTTCTTTGGTCAGTCCTGCtaataaaatgttgttaaaaaaagatGCAGCGAgatgcaaaacacaaaaaaacgaCGAACACTCAATTTGAGTGTTTTGCCCACTGTGAGATTTTAACTTATAATACTTGAACGTGTACATTTTTTGGACAAAGGTACttagattcatatttttgttactttttaacTACGCAAAAATGCCAATTGATAAAATTCTATCCATTTACAAATTGATTATTATGGTCTCGTAAACAACTGCAGTTCTAATGTGAACCTCTGATGATGTACAAGAACTACAGCGGTAATTTACTTTTGACTACTCAATAACAGTTACTATTTGGGGAGCAcgcaagaaaagaaaaccgACTTTGCAGTGGTAATAAAATtgtcctttttatatattttttaaaaacattatagtTTTGATGGATATTATGATTAAACAGATCAGTTAAAATGGAGCGACATCAGTCTTAAATCAATCATTCATCTTTAATGTAAAGAACCACTCTAGTATATTAGTATACAAAagtacttaaaggttcagtttgtagaatttagtgacatctagtggtgaagttgcatgttgcagctgaatagccctcacctcaccctcacctTCAAAACATGATAGAGAACCTGTGGTCACCTTCAGTTGttacaaaaactcaaaaggtgtttagtttgtccagtctgggctactgtaaaaaaacatggcggcctctgtagagaggacccactccggatgtaaatataaagtatttagatatatagggcccattctagggtaaagaaaacaatttttcCCAAATaaccctttttgttttttacaatttagatgaCATACTAGAGAAAACattactaggattattttatattcaatttcattccaataaatccctttcacctaaactgtacacactggacatttaactttattttgaaaaaaaaccaaaataaaaaatctcaaGTGCAACATTTAATTTGTCTCAGTTAAACAATTCAATGTTACAAGATAAACTGGAACAGTAATAAATCATCTCACCTTAGGAAGACAGAGGTGATGATGATCTAGAGGTGTCAGGGGGTAGCGGTAGAAACAGGAGACACTCACTGTTGTGATGCAACCGTCGATATTGTGTGATGTTTGTGCTTTGATTGTTTAATTTCTTGTTTCTCAAGGCAGCATTACCAGTGAGTTCACCATCTTTCTGGCTTAATAGTAGattgttttacaaataaacaGGATGTCTGGAACTGCTCAAGCATCAGGTGCATTACAGGGATATTTAACTTTCTGAAAGCACATGTAAACCGTAGCAAAATATCATCTCTTTTTAAATCATCCAACATTAACTGTCAAAAACATCACCTAAAGCTAGAGCAAGCTTTCGCTCATGTCAGGTGTTGACATTTACATTGAAACAAAGGGATAGGACTCCCTCTTGTGGTGACAAAGGGGGACTGTTTGTTAGTGTAGGATCTTTgctacacacacatcatcagtaTGATCTAATGAACAATACAGACAGGACTAAAATAGCAATATTCAACAACTCTGTGCAGCAAGAACAAATATGTGAAGTATCTCACTATGAAAATAGATCctatttacaacaacaaatgagaaCCTTTTCATACAAAACATGTTATATTTAAACAGAAAGAATCCTCAGGTGTTCATGcatcaaaactaaatgaaatCACATCCTGACACCTGATCAGCGCCTCTTTCTGCACCCCGATGGGCGTGTGCAAGCCCGACACCTGGAAGTTCAGCACGTCGATGTCCGATGCTCCAAACGTGGCCTCCACCTTCACCTTCTCATGCATGTGAAACTGAACCTTCTTGTTGGTCATGGAGAGCAGACACCGGAGGAAGCTCTCCCGCAGCACAGACCGTGCGTGctgctctctctgcagctgctcggGGTCTGTCTCTGAAGCAGCTGAGGTGGAGATTGAGGGGCGACACAGAGCAATGAAACGGGGGGAATTGGGGTAAAATCCGCGGCTGTTGGGGTCTGGTCCTTTGGGCAGACGGAGCACAGGCACTGGAATCGCAGTATCCATGTTGAATCTTTTTACCAGCACCTgttacaagaaaagaaaattcattAAACACCAACCAGACAATAAACCCcactggaaagaaaaaataccTTCGGTTGAAAAGATCCTGAGTCAACTGAGTGTACACACTGATGTAGTGCATGGGCTAAACTTTGCATTCACAGGGATTAATAAAGTAAAGTCAGATCTTCTTAATCACATCTTAAATATTACCAGATTAAGTCAAAATGGTGAAATGTCTGTTTCCCAAGTCCCATGATGGTCTCCTCAGA
Proteins encoded:
- the gemin7 gene encoding gem-associated protein 7 gives rise to the protein MDTAIPVPVLRLPKGPDPNSRGFYPNSPRFIALCRPSISTSAASETDPEQLQREQHARSVLRESFLRCLLSMTNKKVQFHMHEKVKVEATFGASDIDVLNFQVSGLHTPIGVQKEALIRCQDVISFSFDA